One genomic region from Acidimicrobiales bacterium encodes:
- a CDS encoding glycoside hydrolase family 15 protein, whose translation MSSTPIADHALLSDCHSAALVTRDGSVEWLCFPRFDSPSVFARLLDDEAGHWSIRPVGDFQATRRYVEQTMVLETTFTTSSGSVRLVDALAMGAIQRGHDLGGGAPGLLLRQLEGVTGHVDLEMEYAPVTEYGLIRPLLMPVDGGITGRGGADLTVLSAPIDLEFGLGVAGGRFGVSAGDRVAFGLDYGQLDQAPPRLWSQGDLSQRLADTIAAWRSWSDLHQTYDGPWDELVHNSGRVLQALTYYPTGSIVAAATTSLPEAVGGNRNWDYRFSWVRDASLTMDALWVAACPDEAEKFFAYLGTASATSLGRGADLQIMFGVGGERDLSERELSHLAGWKNSAPVRVGNGAWTQRQIDVYGELLAAVYRLRDQIGEFDPPIREFLVAVANTAARRWTEKDQGIWEIRGAEQDFLYSKVMCWVALDRAIALADRLGAQDQVATWKRTMDEIHETVVTKGWSDKAGAFTQ comes from the coding sequence ATGAGCTCGACTCCCATTGCCGACCACGCCCTCCTGTCCGACTGCCACTCGGCTGCCCTCGTGACACGCGACGGCTCCGTCGAATGGCTCTGCTTCCCGAGGTTCGACAGTCCCTCGGTCTTCGCCCGGCTCCTCGACGACGAAGCTGGACACTGGTCCATCCGTCCGGTCGGCGACTTCCAGGCCACCCGCCGGTACGTCGAGCAAACCATGGTGCTCGAGACCACATTCACCACGTCGAGCGGCTCCGTCCGCCTCGTCGACGCCCTGGCCATGGGCGCCATCCAGCGAGGCCACGACCTCGGCGGCGGTGCGCCCGGCCTGCTGCTGCGACAGCTCGAGGGCGTCACGGGCCACGTGGACCTGGAGATGGAGTACGCACCGGTTACCGAGTACGGGCTCATCCGGCCCCTGCTGATGCCCGTCGATGGCGGCATAACGGGACGGGGCGGCGCTGACCTTACCGTGCTGTCCGCGCCGATCGACCTGGAGTTCGGCCTCGGGGTCGCGGGCGGGCGCTTCGGCGTCTCGGCCGGGGATCGTGTCGCCTTCGGGCTCGACTACGGGCAACTGGACCAAGCGCCGCCTCGGCTGTGGTCCCAGGGCGACCTGTCCCAACGGCTGGCTGACACCATTGCCGCCTGGCGCTCGTGGTCGGACCTCCACCAGACCTACGACGGACCCTGGGACGAGCTGGTGCACAACAGCGGCCGGGTCCTCCAGGCCCTCACCTATTACCCGACGGGCTCGATCGTCGCCGCGGCCACCACCTCGCTCCCGGAAGCAGTCGGGGGAAACCGCAACTGGGACTATCGCTTCTCGTGGGTCCGTGACGCGTCCCTCACGATGGACGCCCTGTGGGTGGCCGCCTGTCCCGACGAGGCGGAGAAGTTCTTTGCCTACCTGGGCACGGCGTCGGCCACCTCGCTGGGGCGAGGAGCCGATCTCCAGATCATGTTCGGAGTCGGCGGCGAGCGCGACCTGTCCGAGCGCGAGCTCTCGCACCTCGCCGGCTGGAAGAACAGCGCGCCCGTCCGCGTCGGGAACGGGGCGTGGACCCAGCGCCAGATCGACGTCTACGGCGAGCTGCTGGCCGCCGTCTACCGGCTGCGCGACCAGATCGGCGAGTTCGACCCCCCCATCAGGGAGTTCCTGGTGGCCGTGGCCAACACCGCCGCTCGGCGATGGACCGAGAAGGACCAGGGCATCTGGGAGATACGCGGTGCGGAGCAGGACTTCCTCTACTCCAAGGTCATGTGCTGGGTGGCCCTCGACCGGGCCATCG